From a region of the Fischerella sp. JS2 genome:
- a CDS encoding site-2 protease family protein: MNNTIRVGNLFGIPFYIHPSWFLVLGLVTWSYSGGLVAQFPQLGAGLALLLGLMTALLLFSSVVAHELGHSFVAMRQGIDVKSITLFIFGGLASLEKESKTPAEAFWVAIAGPLVSLILFGIFTAIGFGTAVSGPLAAILTVVATVNLALALFNLIPGLPLDGGNILKAIVWKITGNPYKGVVFASRVGQIFGWIAIASGLLPLILFGSFASFWNLLIGFFLLQNAGNAAQFARVQEQLTGLTAADAVTLDSPIVFAHLTLREFADERLFKWQNWNRFLVTDDNGQLLGTINIDDLRSIPVGQWTATQIKQIMRPIEASSTVKSDQPLLEVIQRLEQQRLSSLAVIRDNGILVGILEKAAIINLLQNRMQTNPA; the protein is encoded by the coding sequence ATGAATAACACAATTCGCGTTGGCAACCTGTTTGGGATTCCCTTTTATATCCATCCGTCCTGGTTTTTAGTCTTGGGTTTAGTAACTTGGAGTTATAGCGGTGGACTAGTGGCACAATTTCCCCAGCTAGGGGCGGGGTTAGCTTTGCTACTAGGATTAATGACAGCGCTACTGTTATTCAGCTCTGTGGTTGCTCATGAACTAGGACACAGCTTTGTTGCCATGCGTCAAGGAATTGATGTCAAATCAATTACATTATTTATATTTGGTGGATTGGCAAGCTTAGAAAAAGAATCGAAAACTCCGGCTGAAGCTTTTTGGGTAGCGATCGCTGGTCCTTTAGTAAGCTTAATTCTATTCGGTATCTTTACAGCTATTGGTTTTGGGACTGCGGTATCTGGGCCATTAGCAGCGATTCTTACTGTAGTTGCTACTGTAAATTTGGCATTAGCGCTATTTAACCTCATTCCTGGCTTGCCTTTAGACGGGGGCAATATACTAAAAGCTATTGTATGGAAGATTACAGGTAATCCTTACAAAGGTGTGGTTTTTGCCAGCCGAGTTGGACAAATCTTTGGTTGGATAGCGATCGCCTCTGGTTTACTACCACTAATATTATTTGGTAGCTTTGCTAGCTTCTGGAACTTATTAATCGGTTTCTTCTTGCTGCAAAATGCTGGTAACGCAGCCCAATTTGCTAGGGTGCAAGAACAACTTACAGGATTGACAGCAGCAGATGCAGTCACTCTTGATAGCCCAATCGTCTTTGCTCATCTTACCCTCAGGGAATTTGCTGATGAACGTTTATTTAAATGGCAAAACTGGAATCGCTTCTTAGTTACAGATGACAACGGACAACTATTGGGAACAATCAATATTGATGATCTGCGATCAATTCCTGTAGGACAGTGGACAGCAACTCAAATCAAACAGATCATGCGACCAATCGAAGCGTCTAGCACTGTAAAATCCGACCAACCCCTGTTAGAAGTCATCCAACGACTCGAACAACAAAGATTGTCTTCACTAGCTGTGATTCGTGACAATGGCATACTAGTCGGAATCTTAGAAAAAGCTGCAATCATCAACTTGCTACAGAACAGAATGCAAACCAATCCTGCATAA
- a CDS encoding LysR family transcriptional regulator, which produces MEIQRLQDFELRHLRYFIAVAENKNCSISEVAEELHMAQPNLSQQLKDLETKLKVKLFDRQKRPLRLTNAGVEFLKQARLILAQVNHAIETAQQASQGTIGRLIVGFNSSVSNSVLPDLLRKFRNYFPKVKLILQERTAYSLIEGLQTQQIDIGLMHWSSLNSQDETLCVKKIQEESLVLALPENHPFVTQQEISLKSLSDESFILPPSHLPYSLYESIVSFWKQIEFVPKEIQEATLMLTILSLVAGGVGVALLPANAQNIGRKGVIYRAIQEQTPTLEIVAVWRRDRSSTVLQNFLEVIQTIAT; this is translated from the coding sequence ATGGAAATTCAGCGCTTACAAGATTTTGAGTTGCGACACTTGCGTTACTTTATTGCTGTAGCCGAAAACAAAAACTGTAGCATTAGTGAGGTGGCTGAAGAGTTACATATGGCTCAACCTAATCTCAGTCAACAACTCAAAGATTTAGAGACAAAATTAAAGGTGAAACTGTTTGATCGCCAGAAACGTCCACTAAGGTTAACAAATGCAGGAGTAGAGTTTCTTAAGCAAGCTCGTTTAATCTTAGCTCAGGTTAACCATGCTATTGAGACAGCACAACAAGCAAGTCAAGGTACAATTGGAAGGCTGATAGTAGGCTTCAATAGCTCAGTTTCTAATAGTGTTTTACCTGATCTCCTGAGGAAATTTCGGAATTATTTTCCTAAAGTAAAACTTATTTTACAAGAACGTACAGCCTACAGTTTGATAGAAGGACTACAAACACAACAAATTGATATTGGTTTAATGCACTGGTCATCTCTGAACAGTCAAGACGAAACATTATGTGTCAAGAAAATTCAAGAAGAATCCTTGGTTCTTGCTCTTCCAGAAAATCATCCTTTTGTTACTCAGCAGGAAATTTCCTTAAAATCTCTGAGCGATGAGTCTTTTATTTTACCGCCATCTCATCTCCCTTACAGCTTGTATGAATCTATTGTTAGCTTTTGGAAACAGATAGAATTTGTTCCGAAAGAGATTCAAGAAGCAACATTGATGCTAACTATACTCAGCTTAGTAGCTGGTGGAGTTGGAGTCGCTTTGCTACCAGCAAATGCCCAAAATATTGGACGCAAAGGTGTTATTTATAGAGCAATTCAAGAACAAACACCAACTTTAGAGATAGTGGCTGTTTGGCGGCGCGATCGCTCTTCTACTGTTTTACAAAATTTTTTAGAGGTAATACAGACTATAGCCACTTGA
- a CDS encoding aspartoacylase has translation MSCQSIKKVAVIGGTHGNELTGVYLIKKFQKFPQLIERANFTTLTLLANPKAVEVGRRYIDTDLNRCFQPEDLQNPHLINYEQIRAKQIAQHLHQEKVDFIIDLHSSTAHMGVTIILNNDNSFLLHLAAYLSTVNPLVKILQYSQKQKPSYLRSLCELGLAIEVGPVPQGVLNGYLFLQTELVLCQILDYIQNNNQGIKQPIDNSFLIYKQVETIDYPRNEQGELKAMVAPQLKDYEPLYPNSPMFLGFDGQEISYQGNSICYPVFLAEAAYLEKQIAMCLTIQQQVTLSDNFGE, from the coding sequence ATGTCTTGTCAATCAATAAAAAAAGTTGCTGTTATTGGTGGAACTCACGGTAATGAATTAACTGGAGTTTACCTAATTAAAAAGTTTCAAAAATTTCCCCAGTTGATTGAACGAGCAAATTTTACTACTCTCACTTTACTAGCTAATCCCAAAGCTGTAGAAGTGGGTAGAAGATACATAGATACCGACTTAAATCGATGTTTTCAACCTGAAGATTTACAAAATCCGCATCTCATTAATTATGAACAAATACGAGCCAAACAAATTGCTCAGCATTTGCATCAAGAAAAAGTTGACTTTATTATCGATCTACACAGTTCAACTGCTCATATGGGAGTCACAATAATTTTGAATAATGATAATAGTTTCTTGCTACATCTAGCTGCCTATTTGAGTACAGTTAACCCGTTAGTCAAAATACTACAATATTCACAAAAACAAAAACCCTCTTATCTTAGGAGTCTTTGTGAATTAGGATTAGCAATAGAAGTAGGCCCAGTTCCCCAAGGTGTTTTAAATGGATATTTATTCTTACAAACAGAATTAGTGCTTTGTCAGATATTAGATTATATACAAAATAATAACCAGGGAATAAAACAGCCTATTGATAATAGTTTTTTGATTTATAAACAGGTAGAAACAATAGACTATCCAAGGAATGAGCAAGGAGAATTAAAAGCGATGGTTGCACCTCAACTTAAAGATTATGAGCCGCTTTATCCAAACTCTCCTATGTTTTTGGGATTTGATGGACAGGAAATCAGCTATCAAGGAAATTCGATTTGTTATCCCGTTTTTCTTGCTGAAGCTGCCTATCTTGAGAAACAAATCGCTATGTGTTTAACTATTCAGCAACAGGTGACTCTTTCAGATAATTTCGGTGAATAA
- a CDS encoding helix-turn-helix transcriptional regulator yields the protein MKVRRYVEIKVEGLGAKIRQARKADGRSVEVLAGEAQISRAYWHDIEAERIRDTLPEDTLRKIERVLNIDLGVKFDD from the coding sequence GTGAAAGTCAGACGCTATGTAGAAATTAAAGTTGAAGGATTAGGAGCAAAAATTAGACAAGCTAGAAAAGCTGATGGGCGTTCAGTCGAGGTTTTGGCAGGAGAAGCTCAAATTAGCCGAGCTTACTGGCATGATATTGAAGCGGAACGGATACGGGATACTTTACCTGAAGATACCCTGAGAAAGATTGAGCGAGTGCTTAATATTGATTTAGGAGTAAAATTTGATGATTAA
- a CDS encoding DUF4278 domain-containing protein: MALLFLIPLFTGLVTAYIFKKSTDEIGQIIGVVAAVSLVLGLILAPWQVQLLLLVVVLVSTKKLLQQNEYKLKQQEKEQEQFNNGYNQEVISSQAPKIEHEATHKYRGSYYQATDVSVEVQEGEIIGRYRGLPWRMHQVVNTPRSME; the protein is encoded by the coding sequence ATGGCCTTGTTGTTTTTGATACCACTTTTTACTGGTCTAGTAACTGCCTATATTTTTAAGAAAAGCACCGATGAAATCGGGCAGATTATAGGTGTAGTAGCCGCTGTTAGCCTAGTTTTAGGCTTGATATTAGCGCCTTGGCAAGTACAGCTTTTGTTACTAGTAGTCGTTCTCGTTAGTACCAAAAAACTACTACAACAAAACGAGTACAAACTGAAGCAGCAGGAAAAAGAACAAGAACAATTCAACAATGGTTATAACCAGGAAGTAATTAGTTCCCAAGCTCCAAAAATTGAGCATGAAGCAACACATAAATATCGTGGTAGTTACTACCAAGCAACAGATGTAAGTGTTGAAGTTCAAGAGGGAGAAATTATCGGCAGATATCGTGGTCTTCCTTGGAGAATGCATCAAGTAGTCAATACACCCAGAAGCATGGAGTAA
- a CDS encoding Tex family protein yields MLNIPQLLATELNLKAYQVQNALELLAEGATIPFIARYRKERTGEMNEVQLRDLADRHTYLTELEERKSVILNAIAEQGKLTDELKAKITACLQKTELEDLYLPFRPKRRTRATVAREKGLEQLAEFIKSLNTKNAAPANLEEEAAKYISEDKGVKTAEEALKGASDILAEEIAEKADLRAYLREYLLEEGIFVSRIKDEHPEGTTKFEMYRNYQIKVKNIAPHNLLALCRGENEGVLSFDISFDEDMVLSYLEAQEIRSKHRPIRNFYQEMLKDAFNRLMKTSLISEVISQKKLYADVESIKTFEANLRELLLSAPAGMKPTMAIDPGFRTGCKVAILNETGKFLEYQAVFPHQAAEQRLKAAQILKNLIEKYNIELIAIGNGTASRETDEFVTEVLQTLERKPIKVIVNESGASIYSASKVAAQEFPDLDVTVRGAISIGRRLQDPLAELVKIDPKSIGVGQYQHDVDQKLLKKKLDETVESCVNYVGVDLNTASKELLTFVSGITPTVANNIVTYRNQNGAFKNRRELLKVPKLGPKAFEQAAGFLRIRNGKNPLDNTAVHPESYSVVEAIATDLNVPLQQVTEIAEKLKKANLKKYVTKTVGEPTLRDILKELEKPGRDPRAEFKYATFQEGIKEISDLKEGMELEGIVTNVANFGAFVDIGVHQDGLVHISQLADRFVDDPKKIVKVGQVVKVRVMEVNEKLKRIGLSMKGVKQ; encoded by the coding sequence ATGCTGAACATTCCTCAACTACTGGCAACTGAACTTAACCTCAAAGCCTATCAGGTGCAAAATGCCCTAGAACTCCTGGCTGAGGGTGCAACTATTCCCTTCATTGCACGTTACCGCAAAGAACGCACTGGGGAAATGAATGAAGTCCAACTGCGCGACTTAGCAGATAGACATACCTACTTGACAGAACTAGAAGAACGAAAATCGGTAATTTTAAATGCGATCGCTGAACAAGGTAAACTCACTGACGAACTCAAAGCAAAAATCACAGCTTGTTTACAAAAAACAGAACTGGAAGATTTGTATTTACCCTTCCGTCCTAAGCGTCGTACCCGCGCCACCGTCGCCAGAGAAAAAGGACTAGAACAATTAGCAGAATTTATCAAATCGTTGAATACCAAAAATGCTGCACCCGCAAACTTGGAAGAAGAAGCAGCGAAGTATATTTCTGAAGACAAAGGAGTTAAAACGGCAGAAGAGGCGCTAAAGGGTGCATCTGATATCCTTGCAGAGGAAATAGCAGAAAAAGCTGATTTACGTGCATATCTGCGTGAATATCTGCTAGAGGAGGGAATATTTGTCTCCCGGATCAAAGATGAACATCCTGAAGGTACAACTAAGTTTGAGATGTACCGCAACTATCAGATTAAAGTTAAGAATATCGCACCCCACAACCTGCTAGCTTTATGTCGGGGTGAAAATGAGGGAGTGTTGAGTTTTGACATTTCCTTTGATGAGGATATGGTGCTTTCCTATTTAGAAGCCCAGGAAATTCGCTCCAAACACCGTCCTATCCGTAACTTTTATCAGGAAATGCTCAAAGATGCCTTCAACCGCCTGATGAAAACTTCTTTAATCAGCGAGGTAATCTCACAGAAGAAACTATACGCTGATGTTGAGTCAATTAAGACATTTGAAGCAAACCTGCGGGAGTTACTGCTGTCTGCACCTGCGGGAATGAAACCAACAATGGCGATCGATCCAGGGTTTAGAACTGGGTGTAAAGTTGCCATTCTCAATGAAACCGGAAAATTTTTGGAGTATCAAGCGGTATTTCCACACCAAGCAGCCGAACAACGTCTGAAAGCGGCACAAATATTGAAAAATCTTATAGAAAAATACAATATAGAGTTAATCGCTATTGGCAATGGTACAGCTTCCCGTGAGACAGACGAGTTTGTCACAGAAGTTTTGCAGACTTTGGAACGTAAACCGATAAAAGTTATAGTTAATGAGTCTGGTGCATCTATATATAGTGCTAGTAAAGTTGCAGCACAAGAATTTCCCGATTTAGATGTTACCGTACGCGGTGCAATTAGCATCGGTCGCCGCTTGCAAGATCCCTTAGCGGAACTAGTGAAAATCGATCCCAAATCTATTGGTGTGGGACAATATCAGCACGACGTAGATCAGAAGTTGCTGAAAAAGAAATTAGACGAAACGGTTGAAAGCTGTGTTAACTACGTCGGTGTAGATTTAAATACTGCTTCTAAAGAACTTTTGACTTTTGTTTCTGGGATTACGCCCACCGTTGCCAACAATATTGTCACCTACCGCAACCAAAACGGAGCCTTTAAAAATCGTCGGGAACTGCTGAAAGTTCCCAAGTTGGGGCCAAAAGCCTTTGAACAAGCAGCAGGTTTTCTGCGGATTCGTAATGGTAAAAATCCCTTAGACAATACTGCTGTACATCCAGAAAGTTATTCAGTAGTGGAAGCGATCGCTACCGACTTAAATGTACCCTTACAACAAGTGACAGAAATTGCCGAAAAACTCAAAAAGGCAAATTTGAAAAAATACGTCACCAAAACCGTAGGTGAACCAACCCTACGCGACATCCTCAAAGAACTAGAAAAACCAGGCAGAGATCCCCGTGCCGAGTTTAAGTATGCCACCTTCCAAGAAGGAATTAAAGAAATTTCTGATCTCAAAGAGGGGATGGAACTAGAAGGTATCGTCACGAATGTTGCTAACTTTGGTGCATTCGTTGATATTGGCGTCCACCAGGATGGTTTAGTGCATATCTCCCAACTTGCAGACAGATTTGTGGATGATCCCAAGAAAATCGTGAAAGTGGGACAAGTCGTGAAAGTGCGAGTGATGGAAGTTAATGAGAAATTGAAGCGGATTGGTTTGTCGATGAAGGGTGTGAAGCAGTAA
- a CDS encoding type II toxin-antitoxin system VapB family antitoxin translates to MQTTINIDEALLNEAFQLANLTNQEELINLALQEFV, encoded by the coding sequence ATGCAAACTACTATCAATATTGATGAAGCCCTTCTCAACGAAGCGTTCCAACTTGCCAATCTTACCAATCAAGAAGAACTCATTAATCTAGCGTTACAGGAATTTGTATGA
- the vapC gene encoding type II toxin-antitoxin system VapC family toxin produces the protein MPQTLTTKPCAKLVMLLIDISVWISVFRDRSGQVRQQLETLIANREVILSRFTQLELLQGSLNEQEWSLLSTYLETQDDVELTDQSWQAAAHIYFDLRRQGLTVRSPIDCCIAQVALENNLLLVHNDRDFETIVQVRPLQSLRFQP, from the coding sequence TTGCCCCAGACTTTGACCACAAAACCCTGCGCGAAACTCGTCATGTTGCTGATTGATATATCTGTTTGGATCAGCGTCTTCCGTGATCGCAGTGGTCAAGTTCGTCAGCAACTCGAAACCCTGATTGCTAATCGAGAAGTAATACTCTCCCGATTTACTCAGCTGGAACTGCTTCAAGGTAGCTTGAACGAGCAAGAATGGAGTCTCCTCTCTACGTACCTAGAAACACAAGATGACGTTGAACTTACAGATCAGTCTTGGCAAGCAGCAGCCCACATCTACTTTGACCTGCGCCGTCAAGGGCTTACCGTTCGCAGTCCAATCGACTGCTGCATTGCTCAAGTTGCGCTAGAAAACAATTTACTTTTGGTTCACAATGATCGCGACTTTGAAACTATTGTCCAAGTCCGACCTCTCCAGAGCCTTCGCTTTCAACCTTAA
- the ltrA gene encoding group II intron reverse transcriptase/maturase, which translates to MNNSSPLMNPDGGDRVWRDDREPALDNLMARILERDNVKRAWARVKSNQGAPGSDGMSLEDFPAYAREHWSEIRQSLLDGSYQPRPVRRVVIPKPQGKGERKLGVPCVVDRVIQQAILQVLSPIFEPEFSDSSYGCRPNRSAHGAIRQVKTILKSGYRIAVDLDLEKFFDTVNHDVLMSRIARKVADKVLLRLIGRYLRAGVLVGSTVEPTEWGTPQGSPLSPLFSNVLLDDLDKELEARGHRFVRYVDDLVILVKSRRAGKRVMVKISRYLTQVLKLKVNREKSRVVKIEDLNYLGFTFRGIRIFASDIAMQAFKHRLRGLTSRSWGVSMAERFERLNRYLRGWMNYFGISQHYTPIEELDGWLRRRIRMCYWKQWRRPRTRIANLLKLGTSKRHAILTGISRKGYWRLSKTLATQTGMTNEWLEQQGLLSIRNLWMKVQGYA; encoded by the coding sequence ATGAACAACTCAAGCCCATTGATGAACCCGGACGGGGGAGATCGGGTTTGGCGTGATGACAGAGAACCAGCCTTAGATAACCTGATGGCGCGAATCTTAGAGCGCGACAATGTCAAGCGGGCATGGGCAAGGGTGAAGTCCAACCAGGGTGCCCCCGGCAGTGACGGGATGAGCCTAGAGGATTTTCCAGCTTATGCCAGAGAACATTGGAGTGAGATTCGCCAATCCCTACTCGATGGCAGTTACCAACCTCGCCCTGTCAGGCGGGTGGTCATTCCCAAGCCCCAGGGCAAGGGAGAAAGAAAGCTAGGTGTCCCTTGTGTCGTAGACCGGGTAATCCAGCAAGCCATCCTCCAAGTACTATCGCCCATCTTTGAGCCAGAGTTTTCTGACTCAAGCTATGGGTGCCGCCCGAATCGTTCGGCTCACGGAGCAATCCGACAGGTGAAAACGATCCTCAAATCGGGATACCGCATCGCGGTGGATCTGGATCTGGAAAAATTCTTTGATACTGTCAACCACGATGTCTTGATGTCCCGGATCGCCCGTAAAGTAGCTGATAAAGTGCTATTGCGGTTAATCGGTCGTTACCTGCGAGCCGGAGTTTTGGTCGGAAGCACCGTTGAACCGACCGAATGGGGGACGCCGCAAGGCTCTCCACTTTCACCTTTGTTTTCCAATGTCTTATTGGACGACTTGGACAAGGAACTCGAAGCAAGAGGGCATCGCTTTGTTCGCTATGTAGATGACCTAGTCATTCTGGTCAAAAGTAGACGGGCAGGGAAACGGGTGATGGTGAAAATCAGCCGTTACCTCACACAAGTCCTCAAGTTGAAGGTTAATCGGGAAAAGAGCCGAGTGGTCAAGATCGAGGATCTGAATTACCTGGGATTTACGTTCCGAGGGATTCGCATCTTCGCCTCTGACATTGCCATGCAAGCGTTCAAACATCGATTGCGCGGCTTAACGTCACGCAGTTGGGGCGTTTCTATGGCAGAGCGATTCGAGCGATTGAACCGATACTTGCGCGGGTGGATGAACTACTTTGGCATTTCCCAGCACTACACCCCGATTGAAGAGCTAGATGGTTGGTTAAGGCGAAGGATTCGCATGTGCTATTGGAAGCAGTGGCGCAGACCGAGAACCCGCATTGCTAACTTGCTCAAACTGGGGACAAGTAAGCGTCATGCAATTTTGACCGGCATTAGCCGCAAAGGTTATTGGCGGTTGTCGAAAACGTTAGCGACGCAAACGGGAATGACCAATGAATGGTTGGAACAACAGGGATTGTTATCAATTCGGAATCTTTGGATGAAAGTTCAAGGATACGCTTAA
- a CDS encoding dihydrofolate reductase family protein → MTKVAAFYQNLMHDMKTQYYTASSLDGFIADSNNSLDWLLQLGNVSETSYPQFFSEVGAIAMGSTTYEWILNHHKIEHGEYPKTWVYQQPTWVFSSRTLPTIDGANVHFVKGDVQPVHAEMAKVAGDKNIWLVGGGDLAGQFFDADLLDEIIVTIASVTLGSGAPLLPRVITTPPLKLLSATTYGTAFAELRYEICRSKASTAS, encoded by the coding sequence TTGACGAAAGTTGCGGCATTTTATCAGAATTTAATGCACGACATGAAAACTCAGTATTACACCGCATCCAGCCTTGATGGATTTATCGCTGATTCAAACAATTCACTCGATTGGCTTTTACAATTAGGCAACGTGTCGGAAACCAGCTATCCGCAGTTCTTTAGCGAAGTCGGTGCTATCGCTATGGGTTCAACAACTTATGAGTGGATTTTGAACCATCATAAAATTGAACATGGAGAATACCCGAAAACATGGGTCTATCAGCAACCTACATGGGTTTTCAGTTCACGTACTCTGCCGACGATTGACGGTGCGAATGTTCATTTCGTCAAAGGCGATGTTCAGCCTGTTCACGCAGAAATGGCAAAAGTTGCGGGCGATAAAAACATTTGGCTGGTCGGCGGGGGCGACTTGGCGGGTCAGTTTTTCGATGCGGATTTATTGGACGAAATAATTGTGACGATTGCTTCCGTCACTCTTGGCAGTGGCGCGCCCTTGCTGCCGCGCGTCATCACGACTCCGCCTCTCAAATTGCTATCTGCCACAACTTATGGAACAGCTTTCGCAGAATTGCGCTATGAGATTTGCAGATCAAAAGCATCAACAGCAAGC